A window of Mytilus edulis chromosome 10, xbMytEdul2.2, whole genome shotgun sequence contains these coding sequences:
- the LOC139492954 gene encoding uncharacterized protein has translation MKKLTSDGYGINVKQADPISVEQEEILWDKSVFGNHSSESLLHTVFFYNCKYFGLRGRDEHRNLQISQIQLGEDHNGNYIEFRGKDNKTYNGGLRHRYIAPKSVRQYLEKDCQTLKSYQMYMNAIYEIDKSVSSPFYRRPVLSNGSVKFDHILGANRLGSLMKTICQKGELKGNFSNHSGKRTLATRLYQAGGSEQMIMDRIGHRSEKAVRTYKRPADSMLKDVSNILNPSNKQIKLEDPKPLTDTRAILPEQVNIENTENALNVSKPEGKYRGLPSNSSLQNCVFNFVTKM, from the coding sequence ATGAAGAAATTAACATCAGATGGGTATGGTATAAATGTTAAACAAGCAGATCCAATTTCAGTTGAACAGGAAGAAATATTGTGGGACAAATCTGTGTTTGGTAATCATTCATCCGAAAGTTTATTGCATACTGTTTTTTTCTATAACTGTAAATATTTTGGTCTACGTGGTCGTGACGAACACCGTAATCTGCAAATTTCTCAAATACAATTAGGAGAAGATCATAACGGAAACTATATTGAATTCCGGGGTAAGGATAATAAAACGTATAATGGAGGGCTACGCCATCGCTATATTGCACCAAAATCTGTCAGACAATATTTAGAGAAGGATTGTCAGACCCTAAAATCGTATCAGATGTATATGAATGCAATATACGAAATTGATAAATCGGTTAGCAGTCCTTTTTATCGTAGACCTGTTTTATCAAATGGTTCTGTTAAGTTTGACCACATACTGGGTGCTAATAGATTAGGGTCACTCATGAAGACAATATGCCAAAAGGGAGAATTAAAGGGGAATTTTAGTAACCACTCGGGAAAAAGAACACTTGCAACTAGATTGTACCAAGCAGGAGGCAGTGAGCAGATGATAATGGATAGAATAGGTCACAGGAGTGAAAAGGCTGTTCGTACCTACAAAAGACCTGCGGATTCTATGCTAAAAGATGTCTCTAACATTTTGAATCCATCTAATAAGCAGATAAAACTTGAGGATCCCAAACCATTAACCGATACTCGTGCAATCCTTCCTGAGCAAGTTAATATTGAAAATACAGAAAATGCATTAAATGTTTCAAAACCAGAAGGAAAATATCGGGGATTGCCAAGTAACAGCTCTTTACAAAACTGCGTGTTCAATTTTGTAACGAAGATGTGA